A portion of the Sphaerochaeta pleomorpha str. Grapes genome contains these proteins:
- a CDS encoding diaminopropionate ammonia-lyase: MTDTKQDISWIITNHDVKDVELASKLFSMKNAQTSRRFHKQIPGYKMSPLQGLPHLAAMFGVGGIWTKDESSRLELNSFKVLGGSFALYRYLQSKLGILGEDTPFAYLASDEVKEKVGHITFASATDGNHGRGIAWAAQKLGFKCVIYVHSETTSRRIDAIKSNGATVVVVDGNYDDAVRQVAIDAEKNGWTIISDTSWDNYTEIPTWIMQGYLTLLAEAQEQFSGQGIVKPTHVFVQAGVGALAASVVGFYHALFGQDAPTCIIVEPDKAPCLFESAKANDGKPHTVTGALDTIMAGLACGDPSPMAWDILKEDADAFVQVPDYIAAKGMRMYATPLKGDPFIISGESGAVTLGAFASIMQEERLSGLRKALHIDENSQILFINTEGNTDPVHFRQVIWEGANPVPKEYWINR, encoded by the coding sequence ATGACTGATACTAAACAAGATATCTCTTGGATTATCACTAACCATGACGTCAAGGACGTCGAACTTGCCTCGAAGCTTTTCTCTATGAAGAATGCGCAGACCTCAAGGCGATTCCATAAACAAATCCCCGGATATAAAATGAGCCCATTGCAGGGGCTTCCGCATTTGGCTGCCATGTTCGGCGTAGGCGGGATCTGGACCAAGGACGAATCGAGCCGTCTTGAGTTAAACAGCTTCAAGGTACTCGGCGGTTCTTTTGCACTGTACCGGTACTTGCAGAGCAAGCTTGGGATTCTTGGGGAAGACACTCCCTTTGCCTACCTCGCCTCGGATGAAGTGAAAGAGAAAGTCGGACACATTACCTTTGCAAGCGCAACCGATGGAAACCATGGGCGCGGAATCGCCTGGGCTGCCCAGAAGCTTGGGTTCAAATGTGTAATCTATGTACACTCCGAGACGACCTCGAGGCGAATCGATGCGATCAAGAGCAACGGGGCTACCGTAGTGGTAGTCGACGGAAACTATGACGATGCAGTTCGCCAAGTAGCCATTGATGCAGAAAAGAATGGCTGGACCATCATCAGCGACACCAGCTGGGACAACTATACCGAGATTCCTACCTGGATAATGCAGGGATATCTCACCTTGCTTGCCGAGGCCCAGGAACAGTTCAGTGGCCAGGGAATCGTGAAGCCGACCCATGTCTTCGTACAGGCCGGGGTAGGTGCCCTTGCTGCCTCTGTCGTAGGGTTCTATCATGCCCTGTTCGGACAGGATGCCCCTACCTGTATCATTGTCGAGCCCGATAAGGCCCCCTGCCTGTTTGAAAGTGCCAAGGCAAACGATGGCAAACCCCATACTGTAACCGGGGCTCTGGATACCATTATGGCAGGTCTTGCCTGTGGGGATCCAAGTCCCATGGCCTGGGATATTCTCAAAGAAGATGCCGATGCCTTTGTGCAGGTTCCCGACTATATTGCAGCCAAGGGAATGCGAATGTATGCTACCCCCCTGAAAGGTGACCCGTTCATTATCAGTGGGGAAAGCGGGGCCGTTACCTTAGGGGCTTTTGCTTCGATTATGCAGGAAGAACGGCTTTCTGGTCTCCGAAAGGCGCTCCACATCGACGAGAACAGTCAGATTCTTTTCATCAATACCGAAGGGAATACCGACCCTGTGCACTTCAGGCAGGTAATCTGGGAAGGGGCAAATCCTGTTCCCAAGGAATACTGGATCAACAGGTAA